The following are from one region of the Sandaracinus amylolyticus genome:
- a CDS encoding tetratricopeptide repeat protein, with product MSAQSQEVARTAETARRRGEHERARRIARDALEQGTSEPDDVAALQRVIGLASAALGDADAARDAFTRLLAITPDVRLDTDLPAEIRSPYLEARGFWTGTTDRLGVQVELDEETSSLVARAADPARMVSRYRVRVRSEGGSWREVARAPSDVITIPIPELTTARSVEYSVAMLDELGNRVYRRGSDESPERAELAPIEVAVVPGGDDASRALAPAVDPTPFYVAGAALAAGAIGLAVGGGVSTSEAHRLAGEWSSDACLGAAPELATRAETCPGLDDSARTNETISFVLYGIGGALLVAAIVTFAVAPSGSSRADEAPLIEGAEPVAEAPAPMFGCGAGPGEIGVACGVSL from the coding sequence GTGAGCGCGCAGTCGCAGGAGGTCGCGCGCACCGCGGAGACGGCGCGGCGGCGCGGCGAGCACGAGCGAGCACGGCGCATCGCGCGAGACGCGCTGGAGCAGGGCACGTCCGAGCCCGACGACGTCGCCGCGCTGCAGCGCGTGATCGGTCTCGCGAGCGCGGCGCTGGGTGACGCCGACGCCGCGCGCGATGCGTTCACTCGCCTGCTCGCGATCACGCCCGACGTGCGGCTCGACACCGACCTTCCAGCGGAGATCCGCAGCCCCTACCTCGAGGCGCGCGGGTTCTGGACCGGCACGACCGATCGCCTCGGCGTGCAGGTCGAGCTCGACGAGGAGACGTCGTCGCTCGTCGCGCGCGCCGCCGACCCTGCGCGCATGGTGTCGCGTTATCGCGTGCGCGTGCGCAGCGAGGGCGGGAGCTGGCGCGAGGTCGCTCGCGCGCCGAGCGACGTGATCACGATTCCGATTCCGGAGCTCACGACGGCGCGCTCGGTCGAATATTCGGTCGCGATGCTCGACGAGCTCGGCAATCGCGTGTACCGGCGCGGGAGCGACGAGAGCCCCGAGCGCGCCGAGCTCGCGCCGATCGAGGTCGCGGTCGTGCCCGGCGGCGACGACGCGTCGCGCGCCCTCGCGCCCGCCGTCGACCCGACACCCTTCTACGTGGCAGGCGCCGCGCTCGCGGCGGGTGCGATCGGGCTCGCGGTCGGTGGCGGAGTCTCGACGAGCGAAGCGCATCGCCTCGCCGGCGAGTGGAGCTCCGACGCGTGCCTCGGCGCTGCGCCCGAGCTCGCGACCCGCGCGGAGACGTGTCCGGGGCTCGACGACAGCGCACGCACGAACGAGACGATCTCGTTCGTCCTCTACGGCATCGGCGGGGCGCTCCTCGTCGCCGCGATCGTGACGTTCGCGGTCGCGCCGTCGGGCAGCTCGCGCGCCGACGAGGCGCCGCTGATCGAAGGAGCCGAGCCCGTCGCGGAGGCGCCCGCGCCGATGTTCGGCTGCGGGGCCGGGCCCGGCGAGATCGGAGTCGCGTGCGGAGTGTCGCTGTGA